A portion of the Streptomyces platensis genome contains these proteins:
- a CDS encoding FAD-dependent monooxygenase, with the protein MQYDVVVAGAGPTGLMLACELQLAGARTLVVDRLAEPVDFSKALGVHARTVELLEMRGLATAFLRDAPKLRGGNFASLGVPLQFESFDTLHPYALFVPQVRTEELLTERALELGAQLRRGHALTNLGQDEHGVTVQVEGPDGPYEIDAAYLVGCDGGSSTVRKLLGIDFPGQDPHMFAVIADARFREELPHGEGMGPMRPYGVMRHDLRAWFAAFPLEPGIFRATVAFFDRPYADRHAPVTENDVRAALTEVAGSDFGMHDVHWLSRLTDTSRQATRYRDQRVLLAGDACHIHLPAGGQGLNLGFQDAVNLGWKLGAVLAGTAPEGLLDTYESERRPVAAGVLRNTRAQAVLIDPDPRFEGLRELMIELLHVPETNRHLAGLISALDVRYDIPGEHPLTGRRVPDLLLDTSEGSRRLSSYFHEARGLLLALPPDRGQADAITGWKDRVDLVPVHAVRMPGTAPADFTALLIRPDGYVCWAGTPGGGVDGLTEALHTWFGAPTT; encoded by the coding sequence GTGCAGTACGACGTAGTGGTGGCCGGTGCTGGACCCACCGGCCTGATGCTCGCCTGTGAACTGCAACTCGCCGGGGCCCGCACCCTGGTGGTGGACCGCCTTGCGGAACCGGTCGATTTTTCCAAGGCGTTGGGCGTGCATGCCCGCACCGTGGAACTGCTGGAGATGCGCGGCCTGGCCACGGCCTTTCTGCGGGATGCCCCGAAACTGCGCGGGGGGAACTTCGCCAGCCTCGGCGTGCCGCTGCAGTTCGAGTCCTTCGACACCCTGCACCCCTACGCCCTGTTCGTTCCCCAGGTCCGTACCGAGGAGCTGCTGACCGAGCGCGCTCTGGAACTGGGCGCACAGCTGCGCCGGGGCCATGCCCTGACCAACCTGGGGCAGGACGAGCACGGCGTGACCGTGCAGGTCGAGGGGCCCGACGGGCCGTACGAGATCGACGCCGCGTACCTGGTGGGGTGTGACGGGGGCAGCAGCACCGTACGCAAGCTGCTCGGCATCGACTTCCCAGGCCAAGATCCCCATATGTTCGCTGTGATCGCGGACGCCCGGTTCCGGGAGGAGCTGCCGCACGGCGAGGGCATGGGGCCCATGCGGCCGTACGGCGTGATGCGGCACGATCTGCGCGCCTGGTTCGCGGCCTTCCCACTGGAGCCCGGCATCTTCCGGGCCACCGTCGCCTTCTTCGACCGGCCCTACGCCGACCGGCACGCTCCCGTCACCGAGAATGACGTACGCGCCGCGCTGACCGAGGTGGCCGGCAGCGACTTCGGGATGCACGACGTGCACTGGCTCTCCCGGCTCACCGACACCTCACGGCAGGCCACCCGCTACCGGGATCAGCGGGTACTGCTGGCAGGGGACGCCTGCCATATCCACCTCCCCGCCGGCGGCCAGGGCCTCAACCTCGGCTTCCAGGACGCCGTCAACCTCGGCTGGAAGCTGGGCGCGGTCCTTGCGGGAACGGCCCCGGAGGGTCTGCTGGACACCTACGAGTCCGAGCGGCGCCCCGTCGCGGCGGGTGTGCTGCGCAACACCCGGGCCCAGGCCGTCCTCATCGACCCCGACCCGCGGTTCGAGGGATTGCGGGAGCTGATGATCGAGCTGTTGCACGTACCGGAGACCAACCGTCATCTGGCGGGCCTGATTTCGGCACTGGACGTGCGCTACGACATCCCCGGCGAGCACCCGCTGACCGGGCGCCGGGTCCCGGACCTGCTGCTGGACACCAGCGAGGGCAGCCGCAGGCTCAGCAGCTACTTCCATGAGGCCCGGGGGCTCCTGCTAGCCCTGCCGCCGGACCGTGGACAGGCCGACGCGATCACCGGCTGGAAGGACCGGGTCGACCTTGTCCCGGTGCACGCGGTTCGGATGCCCGGCACCGCGCCCGCCGACTTCACGGCACTGCTCATCCGCCCGGACGGTTACGTCTGCTGGGCCGGTACGCCCGGCGGAGGCGTGGACGGCCTGACCGAGGCGCTGCACACCTGGTTCGGAGCCCCCACTACGTAA
- a CDS encoding PPOX class F420-dependent oxidoreductase, translating into MPFTPKEISYMRSQGYGRLATVGPNGEPHNVPVSFQFDDGNGVIEITGRNMGRSQKYRNVLANDRVAFVVDDIPCRDPEVVRAVVVHGRARALTAGGKARRPHCDEEMIAIRPLRIISWGIEGDLSTGAHSRRIASEETVKAEKTEKAEEGARR; encoded by the coding sequence ATGCCGTTCACCCCGAAAGAAATCAGCTATATGCGGTCCCAAGGTTACGGCCGGCTGGCCACGGTTGGCCCGAACGGAGAACCGCACAATGTCCCCGTCTCGTTCCAGTTCGACGACGGTAACGGCGTTATCGAGATCACCGGGAGGAATATGGGACGTAGTCAGAAGTACCGCAATGTGCTGGCGAACGACAGGGTTGCCTTCGTCGTCGATGACATTCCCTGTCGTGATCCGGAAGTGGTACGGGCCGTGGTCGTCCACGGGCGGGCAAGGGCGCTGACCGCCGGCGGAAAAGCCCGCCGCCCGCACTGCGATGAGGAGATGATCGCGATTCGCCCGCTGCGGATCATCAGCTGGGGCATCGAAGGCGACCTGTCCACCGGTGCCCACTCCCGCCGGATCGCGAGCGAGGAGACCGTGAAGGCGGAAAAGACCGAAAAGGCGGAGGAGGGGGCGCGGCGATGA
- the dapC gene encoding succinyldiaminopimelate transaminase: MREMPEFPWDVILPHKRRAAEHPDGIVNLALGEPVDPTPRPVREALNSASDAPGYPLTEGTPTLRETAAAWLHRRLGVSVDPSAVLPVIGSKEVIAWLPSMLGAGPGDTVAFPELAFPTYDVSARLAGAVSRPVAWPPDLPATERPAVVWLNSPSNPEGRVHSPDEMRALVTWARERGTVLVNDECYVEYGWETRPVSLLNPQVCGGSHEGLLAVHSLSKRSNLAGYRAGICSGDPALVQRLLGIRKHAGHAVPAPVQTAMTAAFADDTHVEEQRARYQRRRRSLRAALLAAGFTVEHSQAGLFLWATRGESCWATVKELADRGILVAPGAFYGQAGERHVRIAITASDERIAAAAARLR, from the coding sequence ATGAGGGAAATGCCGGAATTCCCGTGGGATGTCATTCTGCCGCACAAGCGGCGCGCGGCCGAACACCCCGACGGAATCGTCAATCTCGCCCTGGGGGAGCCCGTCGACCCCACCCCGAGGCCGGTACGGGAAGCCCTCAACTCGGCGTCCGACGCTCCGGGTTACCCTCTGACTGAGGGAACCCCGACCTTGCGCGAGACGGCCGCTGCCTGGCTGCACCGCCGCTTGGGCGTGAGTGTGGACCCCTCGGCCGTGCTGCCCGTGATAGGCAGCAAGGAAGTCATCGCCTGGCTGCCCTCCATGCTCGGCGCCGGCCCCGGAGACACGGTTGCCTTCCCGGAACTTGCCTTTCCCACCTACGATGTGAGCGCCCGGCTTGCCGGGGCCGTATCCCGCCCCGTGGCCTGGCCACCCGACCTGCCTGCCACGGAGCGCCCGGCGGTGGTCTGGCTCAACTCGCCCTCGAATCCGGAGGGAAGGGTGCACTCCCCCGACGAGATGCGCGCGCTGGTTACCTGGGCCAGGGAGCGCGGCACCGTGCTCGTCAACGATGAGTGCTACGTCGAGTATGGCTGGGAGACCCGGCCCGTTTCCCTCCTGAACCCGCAGGTGTGCGGGGGCAGTCACGAGGGGCTGCTGGCGGTGCACTCGCTGTCCAAGCGCTCCAACCTCGCCGGATACCGGGCCGGGATCTGCTCCGGGGACCCGGCTCTCGTACAACGGCTGCTCGGCATCCGTAAGCATGCCGGGCACGCAGTCCCGGCGCCGGTGCAGACCGCCATGACAGCCGCATTCGCCGACGACACGCATGTGGAGGAGCAGCGGGCGCGGTACCAGCGCCGTCGGCGGTCCCTGCGCGCGGCGCTGCTCGCGGCCGGTTTCACCGTCGAGCACTCGCAGGCGGGGCTCTTCCTGTGGGCGACCCGTGGCGAGTCGTGCTGGGCGACGGTGAAGGAACTCGCTGACCGCGGCATCCTCGTCGCCCCCGGCGCCTTCTACGGCCAGGCCGGGGAGCGTCATGTCCGCATCGCGATCACGGCGAGCGATGAGCGGATTGCCGCAGCAGCCGCTCGGCTGCGATGA
- a CDS encoding acyltransferase domain-containing protein, whose product MALLLPGQGSQYPGMATGLYETEPVFADAVDEVLEAMGAEGERIREDWLAGDDEPGEGERRVPRPRLPMDHVLRSQPLLFTVDFAFGRLVESWGIRPAALLGHSIGEMAAATLAGVFTVQDAARVVLDRVVRLAQAPPGGLLAVAAAPGRLEPYLASGDDPSSGLVVGAVNAPQQTVLAGPEHALRAVDERLRADGLAARRVPALSPFHSPAIAPYAKGAEQLLATVERRAPRVPVYSCYTAAPLTAARCADSAFWAAQPVDTVRFWPALDALLTAGAYVLVEAGPGRALSSVARRHPAVRRGHSRVVALSPKGAGAPECERACLKAALDELREEGHTVP is encoded by the coding sequence GTGGCTCTGCTGCTGCCGGGGCAGGGCTCCCAGTACCCCGGCATGGCCACCGGTCTGTATGAGACGGAGCCGGTCTTCGCGGACGCGGTCGATGAGGTCCTGGAGGCGATGGGGGCGGAGGGCGAGCGGATACGGGAAGACTGGCTTGCCGGGGACGATGAGCCTGGCGAGGGCGAGCGGCGCGTCCCGCGGCCACGACTACCGATGGATCACGTCCTGCGCTCCCAACCCCTGCTGTTCACCGTAGACTTCGCGTTCGGTCGGCTGGTGGAGAGCTGGGGCATCCGCCCCGCCGCCCTGCTGGGCCACAGCATCGGTGAGATGGCCGCGGCCACCCTCGCCGGGGTGTTCACGGTGCAGGATGCCGCCAGGGTCGTGCTGGACCGGGTGGTACGGCTGGCACAGGCCCCACCGGGCGGACTGCTCGCGGTGGCGGCGGCCCCCGGCAGGCTGGAGCCATATCTGGCCTCGGGCGACGATCCAAGTAGCGGACTGGTGGTCGGCGCCGTCAACGCCCCGCAGCAGACGGTGCTGGCCGGGCCGGAGCACGCGCTGCGGGCGGTCGACGAACGGCTGCGTGCCGATGGCCTGGCCGCCCGACGCGTTCCCGCGCTGAGTCCCTTCCACAGCCCGGCGATCGCCCCGTATGCCAAAGGGGCCGAGCAACTGCTGGCTACGGTGGAGCGGCGCGCCCCCCGGGTGCCGGTGTACTCGTGCTACACAGCAGCACCGCTGACGGCGGCCCGGTGCGCGGACTCCGCGTTCTGGGCCGCCCAGCCCGTGGACACGGTGCGGTTCTGGCCCGCTCTGGACGCCCTGCTGACCGCCGGCGCCTACGTCCTGGTCGAGGCCGGGCCCGGGCGGGCGCTGTCGAGCGTGGCCCGCCGACACCCGGCTGTACGGCGCGGACACAGCCGTGTGGTAGCCCTGTCACCGAAAGGGGCAGGGGCGCCGGAGTGCGAACGGGCCTGCCTCAAGGCCGCTTTGGATGAGCTGAGGGAGGAAGGACATACGGTGCCCTAG
- a CDS encoding cyclase family protein: protein MHIVDLSSAVDANQWEIDPVEHQVLSPAEGGRHMAEGMRRDYGIEFDPAELPDGELLSLDTLKLTTHTGTHVDAPSHYGSKARYGTPRHIDQMPLDWFLQPGLKLDLTDAPTGVIGADRLRRALDEAGRTPRPLDIVLLHTGADQRAGTPAYFTEFAGLDAQATHLLLDFGVKVIGTDAFSLDAPFGHMLTEYRRTGDRGVLWPAHFVGREREYCQIERLSNLGGLPGPTGFVVSCFPVKIAGAGAGWTRAVALVEEDTKSDTEDQGA from the coding sequence ATGCACATTGTCGATCTGTCGTCGGCCGTGGACGCGAACCAGTGGGAAATCGACCCGGTGGAACACCAGGTCCTCTCCCCCGCCGAGGGCGGCCGCCACATGGCCGAGGGGATGCGGCGCGACTACGGCATCGAGTTCGACCCGGCCGAGCTGCCCGACGGCGAACTGCTCTCCCTGGACACCCTGAAGCTGACCACCCACACCGGCACCCACGTCGACGCCCCCTCGCACTACGGGTCCAAAGCCCGCTACGGCACCCCCCGACATATCGACCAGATGCCGCTGGACTGGTTTCTGCAGCCCGGCCTCAAGCTGGATCTCACCGACGCGCCGACCGGGGTCATCGGCGCCGACCGGCTGCGGCGGGCGCTCGACGAGGCCGGACGCACCCCGCGCCCCCTGGATATCGTGCTGCTGCACACCGGGGCCGACCAACGGGCCGGCACACCCGCGTACTTCACCGAATTCGCGGGGCTCGACGCCCAGGCCACCCATCTCCTGCTGGACTTCGGGGTGAAGGTCATCGGTACCGATGCCTTCAGCCTGGACGCCCCCTTCGGCCACATGCTCACCGAGTACCGACGCACCGGAGACCGCGGGGTGCTGTGGCCGGCCCATTTCGTGGGTCGGGAGCGCGAGTACTGCCAGATCGAGCGGCTGAGCAATCTCGGTGGTCTGCCCGGCCCGACCGGATTCGTGGTGTCGTGCTTCCCGGTGAAGATCGCGGGCGCGGGCGCGGGCTGGACCCGCGCGGTGGCGCTCGTCGAGGAGGACACCAAGAGCGACACCGAGGACCAGGGCGCGTGA
- a CDS encoding SDR family oxidoreductase, translated as MTDAAAKVTTRAGAHSADRSDAPSLTLSGSVALVTGATSGLGRTIAGKLAAAGCEVLLNYAHDDHAARDTERQLAEAGGKVRLMRADIGTPLGAVRLLDDIRRTHGRLDVLVHSAASFHPAPTTAPHIGKSLRDGAVTLGPLLYGASRLGELMTAGAGRIVAISSTGTHAVVPGYAGTAMAKAALETLVRYLAVELAGRGIAVNAVAAGKLADLGADALPAIVREQLVRRSATGHLATRDEVADVVSLLCRPEAGGLHGQVLTVDGGATLR; from the coding sequence ATGACTGATGCGGCGGCGAAGGTGACAACACGGGCGGGCGCGCACTCGGCAGACCGCTCCGACGCACCGTCCCTCACCCTCAGCGGCTCCGTGGCTTTGGTTACCGGGGCCACCAGCGGCCTCGGCCGCACCATCGCGGGCAAGCTCGCCGCTGCCGGCTGCGAGGTGCTGCTCAACTACGCGCACGACGACCACGCCGCACGCGACACCGAGCGCCAACTGGCCGAGGCGGGCGGCAAGGTGCGCCTGATGCGGGCCGATATCGGCACGCCCTTAGGCGCGGTGCGGCTCCTCGACGACATCCGCCGCACCCACGGACGGCTGGACGTCCTGGTGCACAGCGCCGCCTCCTTCCACCCGGCCCCCACCACCGCACCGCACATCGGAAAATCGCTGCGCGACGGTGCCGTGACCCTTGGGCCGCTGCTTTACGGAGCCTCCCGCCTCGGGGAGTTGATGACGGCCGGCGCGGGCCGGATCGTGGCGATCTCCAGTACGGGGACCCACGCTGTGGTGCCAGGCTACGCGGGCACGGCCATGGCCAAAGCGGCGCTGGAGACCCTGGTCCGCTATCTCGCGGTGGAGCTGGCCGGGCGGGGCATCGCGGTCAACGCTGTGGCGGCGGGCAAGCTGGCCGACCTTGGTGCCGATGCCCTGCCCGCCATCGTGCGGGAGCAGTTGGTGCGGCGGTCCGCGACCGGGCACCTGGCCACCCGGGACGAGGTGGCCGATGTCGTGTCGCTGCTGTGCCGCCCGGAGGCAGGCGGACTGCACGGGCAGGTACTCACCGTGGACGGCGGAGCAACACTGCGCTGA
- a CDS encoding FAD-dependent oxidoreductase, with translation MPPEPPRPAHRAPHRSAAGGDTEVLIVGAGPVGLTLAHELARRRVRVRVVDRAAGPATTSRALAVHPRTLEITHQMGLADALLAHGQRVTHFTLHLRGRELIRFDTNYAHLPTCYPFSLMLDQVRTEQVLRDRLAGLGVGIEWGVELTGLRTDGERVTARLRHGTASGRVAEVEEREAGGEAVVDEEAEVPWLVGADGSRSTVREELRLRLVGDATRTWLNADVVLDTDLPRDSNHLLHTGSGTVLLVPFPDPGKWRVVDTEETDGAADTEAVRRRLGAKISRALGRPVAVGVPTWVSVFRVQQRMITAMRSGRCFVAGDAAHVHSPASGQGMNTGMQDAYNLAWKLADVVRGHAREALLDSYAAERIPVGGRLLSSTRKATALVALRNAAAPVLMPVGLTALKALRPVKRRVEHRIMAGLSGLALQYADGPLSPAPAGGTDRGLRPGYRVGCTARDEANHPGWRALRAALTDPRWTLLLFPAAPAPPGHAPTGLDAPDRHDADRAVRAQLTRHFGRAVGVRCVHPGNGERCEPDALPDPDGALRRGLGVPPGGYALIRPDGYLAAKGPYAPAAAVGEVLRGLHLIPEHLVAHSPRHEHEDGGPRQDARTE, from the coding sequence ATGCCGCCTGAGCCGCCGCGGCCGGCCCACCGCGCACCGCATCGGTCCGCGGCGGGCGGCGACACCGAGGTGCTGATCGTCGGCGCCGGTCCAGTCGGCCTCACCCTCGCCCACGAACTGGCCCGCAGACGAGTTCGGGTGCGGGTGGTGGACAGGGCGGCAGGCCCGGCGACCACCAGCCGGGCGCTGGCCGTCCACCCACGCACACTGGAGATCACCCACCAGATGGGCCTGGCCGACGCCCTGCTGGCGCACGGGCAGCGCGTCACGCACTTCACCCTGCATCTGCGCGGCCGCGAACTGATCCGCTTCGACACGAACTATGCACATCTACCCACCTGTTACCCCTTTTCCCTGATGCTGGATCAGGTCCGTACGGAGCAGGTCCTCAGGGACCGGCTGGCCGGATTGGGCGTGGGAATCGAATGGGGGGTGGAGTTGACGGGCCTCCGTACGGACGGGGAGCGGGTGACCGCCCGGCTGCGGCACGGCACCGCTTCCGGCCGAGTGGCGGAGGTGGAAGAGCGCGAAGCGGGCGGCGAAGCGGTCGTCGACGAAGAGGCAGAGGTGCCCTGGTTGGTGGGCGCGGACGGCTCGCGCAGCACCGTACGCGAGGAACTCAGGCTGCGGCTGGTCGGCGATGCCACCCGGACCTGGCTGAACGCGGATGTGGTGCTGGACACGGACCTACCGCGCGACAGCAACCATCTGCTGCACACCGGCTCCGGCACCGTCCTGCTCGTCCCCTTCCCCGACCCGGGCAAGTGGCGGGTGGTGGACACCGAGGAGACGGACGGGGCGGCCGACACAGAGGCGGTGCGCCGGCGGCTCGGCGCGAAGATCTCCCGTGCGCTCGGCCGCCCGGTCGCGGTCGGCGTGCCGACCTGGGTCTCGGTCTTCCGCGTACAGCAGCGCATGATCACCGCCATGCGCTCCGGCCGCTGCTTCGTGGCCGGGGACGCGGCCCATGTTCACAGCCCGGCCTCCGGCCAGGGTATGAACACCGGGATGCAGGACGCCTACAACCTGGCGTGGAAGCTGGCCGATGTCGTGCGCGGCCACGCCCGTGAGGCCCTGCTCGACTCCTATGCGGCCGAGCGCATCCCAGTGGGCGGCAGACTGCTCTCCTCTACCCGCAAGGCCACCGCGCTGGTCGCGCTGCGCAATGCGGCCGCCCCCGTGCTCATGCCGGTGGGGCTCACTGCCCTCAAGGCGCTGCGCCCGGTCAAACGGCGGGTCGAGCACCGGATCATGGCGGGCCTGTCCGGTCTCGCGCTGCAGTACGCGGACGGTCCGCTCAGCCCGGCCCCTGCCGGAGGCACGGACCGCGGGCTGCGGCCGGGGTACCGGGTGGGGTGTACGGCACGTGACGAGGCGAACCATCCAGGGTGGCGGGCCCTGCGCGCGGCGCTGACCGACCCCCGCTGGACGCTGCTGCTGTTCCCGGCGGCCCCCGCGCCCCCCGGTCATGCCCCCACCGGGCTTGATGCCCCCGACCGGCACGACGCCGACCGCGCCGTACGAGCGCAGCTGACGCGGCACTTCGGCCGGGCTGTGGGCGTCCGCTGCGTCCACCCGGGCAACGGGGAACGCTGCGAGCCGGACGCCCTGCCCGATCCGGACGGCGCCCTGCGGCGCGGCCTCGGCGTCCCTCCGGGCGGCTATGCACTGATCCGGCCGGACGGCTATCTGGCGGCCAAGGGGCCGTACGCCCCCGCCGCGGCAGTGGGCGAGGTGCTGCGCGGCCTCCATCTGATCCCCGAGCACCTGGTAGCGCACTCCCCGCGGCACGAGCACGAGGACGGCGGCCCACGGCAGGACGCGCGGACCGAATGA
- a CDS encoding aromatase/cyclase — MPVPRTHHAVHDTVIDASTDRVYALVADAVSWPQRFTPTVHVRREETGTQSERLHIWATANGEVKHWTSHRTLDPHRRRVAFRQEVCSPPVAAMGGEWIIEEQSGGGSKLTLHHDYAAVDDLPANVTWITAATDRNSRTELANIKTLAESWREPESDDLLFSFEDHETVHARTETVYDFLRDADQWPTRLPHVSRMELAEPSDGVQQMTMVTRAGSGGSEHTTESVRVCFPAERTIVYKQVTTPPLMALHTGRWTVTDTGKGLRVTSQHTIRLNAAAIPAVLGEGATPAQARRYVREAVGGNSAATLALAKEFAEARHAA, encoded by the coding sequence ATGCCCGTACCCCGCACCCACCATGCCGTCCACGACACGGTCATCGACGCCTCGACCGATCGGGTGTACGCGCTCGTCGCCGACGCCGTGTCCTGGCCGCAGCGCTTCACGCCCACCGTCCACGTCCGGCGCGAGGAAACCGGCACCCAAAGCGAGCGTCTGCACATCTGGGCGACCGCCAACGGCGAGGTCAAACACTGGACCTCGCACCGCACCCTGGACCCGCACCGGCGACGTGTGGCGTTTCGTCAGGAGGTTTGCTCTCCCCCCGTTGCCGCGATGGGCGGAGAGTGGATCATCGAGGAACAGTCCGGCGGAGGCAGCAAGCTGACGCTGCATCATGACTACGCGGCAGTGGACGACCTGCCGGCCAATGTCACCTGGATCACCGCTGCCACCGACCGCAACAGCCGCACCGAGCTCGCCAACATCAAGACGCTGGCGGAGTCTTGGCGAGAGCCGGAGTCGGACGATCTGCTCTTCTCCTTCGAGGACCACGAGACGGTCCATGCCCGGACAGAGACGGTCTATGACTTTCTGCGTGACGCCGATCAATGGCCCACCCGCCTGCCCCATGTCTCGCGCATGGAGCTGGCCGAACCCTCGGACGGCGTCCAGCAGATGACCATGGTGACCCGCGCGGGCAGCGGCGGCTCGGAGCACACGACCGAATCGGTGCGAGTCTGCTTCCCCGCTGAGCGGACCATCGTCTACAAGCAGGTGACCACCCCGCCCCTGATGGCCCTGCACACCGGGCGGTGGACGGTGACAGACACCGGCAAGGGGCTGCGGGTCACCTCACAGCACACCATCCGGCTCAACGCGGCAGCCATCCCCGCCGTCCTCGGCGAGGGCGCGACACCGGCCCAGGCACGCAGGTACGTCCGCGAGGCGGTTGGCGGCAACAGCGCCGCCACGCTCGCGCTCGCCAAGGAGTTCGCAGAGGCACGGCATGCCGCCTGA
- the fabG gene encoding 3-oxoacyl-ACP reductase FabG, translated as MSSTTTPAGSTPPTALVTGGTSGIGLAVAKTLAARGLRVFLCARSRDAVETVVKDLRTQGYEVDGCEGDVRSRESVDRVVRTAVDRFGTVGVLVNNAGRNGGGTTSTLTDELWYDVIDTNLNSTFLVTREVLTTGGLEQAGWGRIINVASTGGKQGVPLGAPYSASKAGMIGFTKALAKELAPSGVTVNAVCPGYVETPMAARVRQAYATTWQTTEEEVLARFNAKIPLGRYSTPEEVAGLVGYLVTDEAASITAQALNVCGGLGSY; from the coding sequence ATGAGCAGTACCACTACTCCCGCCGGCAGCACTCCCCCCACCGCCCTGGTCACCGGCGGTACCAGCGGCATCGGCCTGGCCGTCGCCAAGACCCTGGCCGCCCGCGGGCTTCGGGTGTTCCTGTGCGCCCGCAGCCGCGACGCCGTCGAGACGGTGGTCAAGGACCTGCGGACGCAGGGGTACGAGGTGGATGGCTGCGAGGGGGACGTCCGCTCGCGCGAGTCGGTGGACCGGGTTGTCCGTACGGCCGTCGACCGTTTCGGCACGGTGGGCGTGCTGGTGAACAACGCGGGCCGCAACGGCGGCGGAACCACCTCCACCCTCACCGACGAGCTGTGGTACGACGTGATCGACACCAACCTCAACAGCACCTTCCTGGTCACCCGCGAGGTTCTGACCACCGGAGGGCTGGAGCAGGCCGGGTGGGGGCGCATCATCAACGTCGCCTCCACCGGCGGCAAGCAGGGCGTGCCACTGGGCGCGCCCTACTCGGCGTCCAAGGCCGGAATGATCGGCTTCACCAAGGCCCTCGCCAAGGAACTGGCGCCCTCCGGTGTCACCGTCAACGCGGTGTGTCCGGGGTACGTGGAGACACCGATGGCCGCTCGCGTCCGGCAGGCGTACGCCACCACCTGGCAGACCACCGAGGAAGAAGTGCTCGCCCGCTTCAACGCCAAGATCCCGTTGGGGCGTTACTCCACCCCCGAGGAAGTGGCCGGACTGGTGGGCTATTTGGTGACCGACGAGGCCGCCTCCATCACCGCTCAGGCTCTCAATGTATGTGGAGGGTTGGGCAGTTACTGA
- a CDS encoding nuclear transport factor 2 family protein produces the protein MSPSKQPASHSAAPTPVDSALYQEIQHFYARQMRFLDQAMVEEWAQTFTDDGVFTANAHPEPSVGCAAIAGGARKAAEQLAEQGIQRRHWLGMLEADEHPDGTVHARTYALILSTPRGGQAAVHLSTTCDDVLVREEGGLRVRRREVRRDDLR, from the coding sequence ATGTCGCCATCGAAGCAGCCCGCATCGCACTCCGCGGCGCCAACTCCCGTGGACAGTGCGCTCTATCAGGAGATCCAGCACTTCTACGCGCGCCAGATGCGGTTCCTGGACCAGGCCATGGTGGAGGAGTGGGCACAGACCTTCACCGACGACGGGGTGTTCACCGCCAACGCCCATCCCGAGCCGTCCGTTGGCTGTGCAGCCATTGCCGGCGGTGCCCGCAAGGCTGCCGAGCAGCTGGCCGAGCAGGGGATCCAACGCCGCCACTGGCTGGGCATGCTGGAGGCCGACGAGCACCCCGACGGAACCGTGCACGCCCGGACGTACGCCTTGATCCTCAGCACTCCGCGCGGCGGCCAGGCGGCCGTACACCTGAGCACCACGTGTGATGACGTGCTGGTCCGGGAGGAAGGCGGACTGCGCGTCCGCCGTCGCGAGGTCCGAAGGGACGATCTGCGGTGA